One genomic region from Deltaproteobacteria bacterium encodes:
- the recN gene encoding DNA repair protein RecN: protein MVLRIRNLAIIEELEVEFGPGLNVITGETGAGKSVLLKAIELLGGKRSSSNLIREGAEACEVEALFVLDERARKSFKLEEDLGLDIDIDNADDLLIRRILDRSGRSKFYINGRLSTANCVQRVSGFLFDITAQNQAHLLVSAERHREFLDQFGVSDDLLSQVAEAYGDWGVASRKLGALERQSADMQVRVEQLSAQVEEIRRLDIKRDERRELEIEVAKLSSVELLAEVCSEASLLLEDDSSGICAQLSRLEERIALGAEKDPTLAQVVELIEPAVANIGEVLFFLQSYSSKLEEDPTRIENLRDRLAEIGRLERKHGKAINEILSQCEDWERELAELSGTLSDPKHLRLELEQKDLVLKKLEKELSAERRKAAQALSRVVEAELCKLNMAQAKFIVEVSAIQESSRFGRDYVRFLLAANPGQPACPLADVASGGELSRILLVLKTIINERESAPLQIFDEIDVGVGGAVAHVVGEKLKKVAEFSQVISITHAPQIASLAEHHFVIRKDTASGETRTSVSSLSNSARVDEIARMLAGKRVTKEFKQSAMKLLGFNAEVLSE, encoded by the coding sequence TTGGTTTTAAGGATAAGGAATTTAGCAATCATCGAAGAGCTGGAGGTCGAGTTCGGGCCGGGTTTAAACGTCATTACTGGCGAAACTGGCGCTGGAAAAAGCGTGTTGCTAAAGGCCATTGAGTTACTAGGGGGAAAGCGATCGTCGAGTAATTTGATTCGCGAAGGTGCGGAGGCTTGCGAGGTCGAGGCACTTTTTGTGTTGGACGAGCGTGCTAGAAAGAGTTTTAAGCTCGAGGAGGATTTGGGACTCGATATCGATATTGATAATGCTGATGATTTGCTTATTAGAAGAATTCTAGATCGCTCCGGTCGCAGTAAGTTTTACATCAATGGACGGCTTTCTACGGCAAATTGCGTGCAGCGCGTTTCTGGCTTTTTATTCGATATTACTGCGCAGAACCAGGCCCATTTGTTAGTTAGTGCGGAGCGCCATCGGGAGTTTTTAGATCAATTTGGCGTTAGCGATGATTTGTTGAGTCAGGTTGCAGAAGCCTATGGCGATTGGGGAGTGGCTAGCCGCAAGTTAGGAGCGTTAGAGCGGCAGAGTGCTGATATGCAAGTGCGCGTTGAGCAGTTGTCTGCTCAGGTGGAGGAAATTCGGCGCCTTGACATAAAGAGGGACGAGCGCCGAGAACTAGAGATTGAAGTCGCGAAACTGTCTTCGGTCGAACTTTTGGCTGAAGTATGTAGCGAAGCTTCGCTGTTGCTCGAAGATGATTCATCGGGAATATGTGCACAGCTTTCGCGATTGGAGGAAAGGATCGCTTTGGGAGCTGAGAAGGATCCCACATTGGCTCAGGTTGTGGAGTTAATTGAGCCAGCGGTAGCAAATATAGGCGAAGTACTTTTCTTTTTGCAGAGTTACTCTTCTAAATTAGAAGAGGATCCGACAAGAATTGAAAATCTGCGCGATAGATTGGCTGAGATTGGGAGGCTAGAGCGAAAGCATGGGAAGGCCATTAATGAAATACTTTCGCAGTGCGAAGACTGGGAGAGAGAACTTGCCGAGCTTAGTGGCACGTTGAGCGATCCGAAACATTTGCGTTTGGAGCTAGAGCAGAAGGATCTAGTTTTAAAGAAACTTGAGAAGGAGTTAAGCGCAGAGCGCCGCAAGGCTGCTCAGGCGCTTTCAAGGGTCGTTGAGGCGGAGCTATGCAAGCTAAATATGGCGCAGGCGAAGTTTATTGTGGAAGTTTCGGCTATCCAAGAGTCGTCGCGTTTTGGCCGCGACTATGTGCGTTTTTTGTTGGCGGCAAATCCTGGCCAGCCAGCTTGCCCTCTAGCTGATGTTGCCTCTGGTGGCGAATTGTCGCGAATCTTGCTAGTGCTTAAAACTATCATTAACGAAAGGGAGAGTGCACCACTGCAGATATTTGATGAAATTGATGTTGGTGTAGGTGGTGCTGTGGCTCACGTAGTTGGCGAGAAGCTAAAGAAAGTGGCTGAGTTTTCCCAAGTTATCTCTATTACTCATGCGCCACAGATTGCTTCTTTAGCCGAGCATCACTTTGTCATACGCAAGGATACCGCTAGCGGCGAAACTCGAACTTCCGTGTCGTCTTTGTCGAACTCTGCACGTGTCGACGAGATTGCGCGTATGCTGGCGGGAAAGCGCGTGACCAAGGAGTTTAAGCAGTCTGCTATGAAGTTGCTTGGCTTCAATGCTGAGGTTCTGTCGGAGTAG
- a CDS encoding glucan biosynthesis protein yields MDEIGSGLRQREGLWELVVRSLRSIGALMFYCPAQLFLWGICFFWAERAVAAPVDFSYVEKMAEELSRKPHQPPSVHSSLAGLSYDDYRMIRFNADKALWRGQALFEAQFFHLGFLFSVPVRIFEVDGEKVQEISYSRDFFTFDPRVEKKVNGTKIEKFAGLKITHPLHKADVYDDVAVFLGASYFRLVGREDQFGLSARGLAVDTAEPRGEEFPYFSHYWLVKPRAGDTYLTLYALLDSASVAGAYSFLIHPGQQTSVDCQATLYPRDQSRKMGIAPLTSMFLRGEADARDQGDYRPEVHDSDVLLMLTGTSKEWIVRPLIRRGEGVRVTRYLDINPKGFGLVQRDRRYENYLDLETHYENRPDFWIAPKGPWGAGSVELVEIASKFESNDNVVAYWVPQDTVDRPLKLKYRITAGRDAVNSDVAQVKRTLSQSLAETEFSTADEEKIARRYLVDFSGSELKGLGANQPLHPNLFLSKGSFRNLTIQKDELTGDWRVVFVAIRDVDTAVDMRLTLTLRGETLSETWFYLWDE; encoded by the coding sequence ATGGATGAGATTGGCAGCGGACTGCGCCAACGCGAAGGGCTTTGGGAGCTGGTGGTTAGATCGCTAAGAAGTATTGGGGCGCTAATGTTTTATTGCCCGGCGCAGCTCTTTCTCTGGGGCATCTGCTTTTTCTGGGCCGAGAGGGCCGTAGCAGCTCCGGTGGATTTTTCCTACGTTGAAAAAATGGCGGAAGAATTATCTCGCAAGCCCCATCAGCCGCCAAGTGTGCATAGTTCGCTAGCTGGCCTTAGCTACGATGACTATCGCATGATTCGCTTCAATGCTGATAAAGCTCTTTGGAGGGGCCAGGCGTTGTTTGAAGCGCAGTTCTTTCACCTCGGTTTTTTGTTTTCCGTGCCAGTTCGCATATTTGAAGTCGATGGGGAGAAAGTCCAGGAAATAAGTTATTCGCGCGATTTTTTCACCTTCGATCCGCGTGTGGAAAAAAAAGTTAATGGCACTAAAATCGAGAAGTTTGCAGGTTTGAAAATTACCCATCCTTTGCACAAGGCCGATGTTTACGACGATGTGGCAGTTTTTCTGGGGGCATCGTATTTTCGCCTCGTGGGGCGAGAAGATCAGTTTGGCCTTTCCGCTAGGGGTTTGGCGGTCGATACCGCGGAGCCACGCGGAGAGGAGTTTCCCTATTTTTCGCACTATTGGCTAGTTAAGCCTCGGGCCGGTGATACCTATCTTACGCTCTATGCCTTGTTAGATAGTGCCAGTGTGGCTGGAGCTTATAGTTTTCTCATCCATCCGGGACAGCAAACTTCGGTCGATTGCCAGGCGACACTGTATCCACGCGATCAAAGTCGCAAGATGGGCATTGCGCCGCTTACGAGCATGTTTTTGCGCGGCGAAGCGGATGCTCGGGATCAGGGGGATTATCGGCCTGAAGTTCACGATTCTGATGTGTTGCTGATGCTAACTGGCACCAGCAAAGAGTGGATAGTTAGACCATTGATTCGCCGTGGGGAAGGAGTGCGCGTTACGCGCTATCTCGACATTAATCCTAAAGGGTTTGGTTTGGTGCAGCGCGATAGGCGCTATGAAAATTATCTCGACCTAGAGACTCATTACGAAAATCGCCCGGATTTTTGGATTGCGCCGAAAGGGCCTTGGGGAGCGGGCTCGGTTGAGCTCGTCGAGATCGCTAGCAAGTTCGAGTCAAATGACAACGTAGTGGCATATTGGGTGCCACAAGACACAGTGGATCGGCCCCTAAAACTGAAATATCGCATTACTGCCGGACGCGATGCCGTTAACTCCGATGTCGCGCAGGTTAAGCGCACCCTTTCCCAGTCTCTTGCAGAGACTGAGTTTTCTACGGCTGATGAAGAAAAAATCGCCAGGCGTTATTTGGTCGACTTTTCTGGTTCTGAATTAAAGGGCCTGGGAGCTAATCAGCCTCTTCATCCGAACTTGTTTTTGTCTAAGGGAAGCTTTCGCAATCTCACTAT
- a CDS encoding 4-hydroxy-3-methylbut-2-enyl diphosphate reductase has translation MSRQFDIPTSYRSSELTAIKSTSSLSNDERRSFKPIILDYLTVIFSIARHFGFCFGVNNAIEIAHRAIEENPGRKIYLLGEMIHNPEVNDDLLKRGVKFISACCEQDLSMLSADDIVIAPAFGVTLELQERLRRCGVVKSHYDTTCPFVRKVWKRARELGASGFTVIVHGKRTHEETLATFSHSQPAAPTLVIRDLADSKKITDFISGILSKDEFLLHFKPSMSRNFDPDIHLRKIGVVNQTTMLANETKQITAALRQAYCDVFGEDKIDEHFADTRDTLCYATNENQNATKALIEHGADIAIVVGGYNSSNTSHLAELCEQAVPTFYIRDASEILDAYTIRHFDVKNGSIVQSTNWLDYTPPVRIAITSGASCPDYLVENVIKKILRFFEPSTAEQPLSTYIQGSIA, from the coding sequence ATGTCACGACAATTTGATATACCTACCTCCTACCGCTCATCTGAGCTTACCGCAATTAAGAGCACATCTTCATTAAGCAACGACGAGAGGCGAAGTTTTAAACCAATAATTCTTGATTATTTAACGGTAATTTTTAGCATTGCTAGGCACTTTGGCTTCTGCTTTGGAGTCAACAATGCCATTGAAATTGCTCATCGAGCGATAGAGGAAAACCCGGGTCGGAAGATATATCTCTTGGGAGAGATGATTCATAATCCGGAGGTTAACGATGATCTATTAAAGAGAGGCGTTAAGTTTATAAGCGCATGTTGCGAGCAGGATCTTTCTATGTTATCCGCGGACGACATTGTAATTGCTCCGGCTTTTGGGGTTACATTGGAATTACAGGAGCGCCTAAGAAGGTGTGGCGTAGTTAAGTCGCACTACGACACTACTTGTCCCTTTGTGCGAAAGGTATGGAAGCGAGCTAGGGAATTGGGCGCTAGTGGTTTTACGGTAATAGTTCATGGCAAGCGCACTCATGAAGAAACCTTGGCAACCTTCTCCCACAGTCAGCCGGCTGCGCCAACACTCGTAATTCGAGATTTGGCCGATTCAAAAAAAATCACTGACTTCATTAGCGGAATTCTGTCCAAAGATGAATTTCTCTTGCATTTTAAGCCGAGCATGTCTAGGAATTTCGATCCCGATATACATTTAAGGAAAATCGGCGTTGTAAATCAGACAACTATGTTAGCAAACGAGACTAAACAGATTACTGCGGCGCTTCGGCAGGCATATTGCGATGTTTTTGGCGAAGATAAAATTGACGAACATTTTGCCGACACGCGAGACACTCTCTGTTACGCCACAAACGAAAACCAAAACGCAACTAAAGCTTTAATTGAGCATGGCGCCGACATCGCCATAGTAGTGGGCGGCTACAACAGCTCGAATACATCACACTTAGCCGAGCTCTGCGAGCAGGCCGTTCCAACTTTCTACATCCGGGATGCAAGCGAGATTTTAGACGCTTACACAATTAGGCATTTCGACGTCAAAAATGGCTCTATCGTTCAAAGCACAAACTGGCTCGACTACACACCTCCAGTGCGAATAGCCATAACTTCCGGTGCTAGTTGCCCAGACTATCTCGTAGAAAATGTGATAAAAAAAATACTAAGGTTTTTTGAGCCCTCTACCGCCGAGCAACCTCTTTCCACATATATACAGGGTTCAATTGCATGA
- a CDS encoding NAD(+)/NADH kinase — MSNKQHTSVGVVVNPRLERARDIGKNLVEFLMANGVKYVANVSLDAPILESVGNKFSDAVSREQIVSQCDPVVVIGGDGTLIGVARLSGERPISIIGVNVGTLGFLAEVSPEESCVVVDNFLQGKSTSEVRALFEARLLRGGKTSRSFVAVNDIVITKEGIARLFNMEFYANDKFAGVMRGDGVIVATPGGSTAYSLAAGGSIVHPQVQAMLVTPICPHALASRPLVLPDSFSVKFRVLDYSSADGGQVYLTIDGQEGMAICSGDEVEVRRSARSVRFVKSSIRNYFDVLASKLKWATR, encoded by the coding sequence ATGTCGAATAAGCAGCACACCAGTGTTGGCGTAGTAGTAAATCCCAGGCTCGAGCGAGCGCGAGATATTGGGAAAAACTTAGTAGAGTTCTTGATGGCGAATGGAGTTAAGTATGTCGCCAATGTATCGCTTGACGCGCCAATACTCGAATCTGTTGGGAATAAGTTTTCAGATGCAGTTTCTCGTGAGCAAATCGTCTCGCAATGCGATCCAGTTGTTGTTATTGGCGGCGATGGAACACTTATAGGAGTGGCGAGGCTTTCTGGGGAGCGGCCGATTTCTATTATCGGAGTAAATGTCGGCACTTTGGGATTTTTGGCGGAAGTTAGTCCTGAGGAATCTTGTGTTGTTGTGGATAATTTCTTGCAGGGGAAGTCGACGTCCGAAGTTCGCGCATTGTTTGAAGCCCGTTTACTGCGTGGAGGTAAAACAAGCCGCAGTTTTGTTGCAGTTAATGACATAGTGATCACTAAGGAGGGGATTGCAAGGCTCTTTAATATGGAGTTTTATGCGAACGACAAGTTTGCAGGCGTGATGCGTGGAGATGGTGTAATTGTTGCTACTCCTGGTGGCTCCACGGCATATTCCCTGGCGGCCGGTGGCTCTATTGTGCATCCGCAGGTGCAGGCAATGTTAGTTACTCCGATTTGCCCACATGCATTAGCTAGTCGCCCTTTGGTTTTGCCGGACAGCTTTTCGGTAAAATTTAGGGTGCTAGATTACTCTTCTGCCGATGGAGGACAGGTCTATTTAACTATTGATGGGCAGGAGGGAATGGCAATTTGCAGTGGCGATGAGGTAGAGGTGAGGAGATCGGCTCGTTCGGTGCGATTTGTAAAATCCTCCATTAGGAATTATTTTGATGTGTTGGCGAGTAAACTCAAGTGGGCTACGCGTTAA
- a CDS encoding M23 family metallopeptidase: protein MRFFDTIGEFFSNGASNISTPRFIGAVLTVVVSCFSLVALVNLSIDSSRTKYISEKEFSKVVTQLASAAERARVYEENLYKKGRELDAVLDSVLHADVVENFKPAANEQGVSNGLGGGDEDAAILTYSTNKLRRIEANQEVNVRELGSLELIERELARLRYFPIGYPVHYGNVISGYGKRTSPFTHRSHKHHGVDIPLPSGTPVYASADGEVVVVGYQGSYGRMVVVDHGNGFETRYAHLSSYLVKVGAKVSRGDKLGLSGSSGRSTGPHLHYEVRLAGKARNPFPFMRLASLLKSIQ, encoded by the coding sequence ATGAGATTTTTCGATACCATTGGAGAGTTTTTTTCAAATGGGGCTTCTAACATTTCTACACCGCGTTTTATTGGCGCGGTGCTTACGGTAGTCGTTAGCTGCTTTAGTTTAGTTGCCTTAGTAAATCTAAGTATCGACAGCAGTCGCACGAAGTATATTTCGGAGAAGGAGTTTTCAAAAGTAGTTACTCAGTTAGCAAGTGCGGCTGAACGCGCGAGAGTTTACGAGGAAAACCTTTACAAGAAGGGTAGGGAACTCGATGCGGTTCTCGATTCTGTGTTGCATGCCGACGTTGTGGAGAATTTTAAACCCGCAGCTAACGAGCAGGGGGTTTCTAATGGACTTGGTGGTGGCGATGAGGATGCCGCTATCTTGACGTATTCTACAAATAAGTTGAGGCGAATTGAGGCTAACCAGGAAGTGAACGTGCGCGAGTTGGGTTCGCTAGAACTGATAGAGCGGGAGCTTGCTCGCTTGCGCTATTTCCCTATTGGTTATCCCGTTCATTATGGGAATGTGATTTCTGGATATGGCAAGAGAACCTCACCTTTTACTCACAGGAGTCATAAGCATCATGGCGTAGATATTCCGCTACCGAGTGGGACTCCGGTTTACGCCTCTGCGGATGGCGAGGTGGTCGTAGTTGGCTATCAGGGATCTTATGGGCGAATGGTGGTTGTAGATCACGGGAATGGATTTGAAACTAGATATGCCCATTTGTCGTCCTATTTAGTTAAGGTGGGCGCTAAGGTATCGCGCGGTGATAAGCTAGGCCTATCGGGCTCCAGTGGACGCTCAACTGGGCCACATCTACACTACGAGGTTCGTTTGGCGGGGAAGGCCAGAAATCCCTTTCCTTTCATGCGTTTAGCCTCGCTATTAAAAAGCATTCAGTAA
- a CDS encoding NADH-quinone oxidoreductase subunit A produces MLNEYISVVVMMLLCAGFLLVTLVLAIAIGPRKYSEIKDDPFECGTVPSRGFADRLNVKFYLVAMIFILFDVEIVFLYPWAVQVQSLGWSAFLAMVTFMGVLVLGLAYVWKRGVLDWT; encoded by the coding sequence GTGCTTAACGAATACATTTCAGTTGTGGTGATGATGTTGTTGTGTGCAGGGTTTTTGCTCGTAACACTTGTTTTGGCAATAGCAATTGGACCGCGCAAGTATTCTGAAATTAAGGACGATCCTTTTGAGTGTGGCACTGTGCCCAGTCGAGGGTTTGCTGATAGACTAAATGTCAAGTTTTATCTAGTAGCAATGATATTTATTCTTTTCGATGTGGAAATTGTATTTTTGTACCCCTGGGCAGTTCAAGTGCAGAGCTTGGGTTGGTCGGCATTCTTGGCGATGGTAACTTTTATGGGGGTGTTAGTGTTGGGATTGGCCTATGTTTGGAAGCGCGGCGTTTTGGACTGGACATAG